The following proteins come from a genomic window of Syngnathus acus chromosome 15, fSynAcu1.2, whole genome shotgun sequence:
- the actn2b gene encoding alpha-actinin-2b isoform X1 yields the protein MMTMTHMETTVRYDNGYEEEYMLQEDEWDRDMLLDPAWEQQQRKTFTAWCNSHLRKAGTQIENIEEDLRNGLKLMLLLEVISGERLPKPDRGKMRFHKIANVNKALDFITSKGVKLVSIGAEEIVDGNVKMTLGMIWTIILRFAIQDINVEETSAKEGLLLWCQRKTAPYRNVNVQNFHVSWKDGLAFCALIHRHRPDLLDYSKLSKDDPLGNLNLAFDIAEKHLDIPKMLDAEDIINTPKPDERAIMTYVSCFYHAFAGAEQAETAANRICKVLGVNQENEKLMEEYERLASQLLEWIRRTTPWLENRTPEKTMAEMQRKLEDFRDYRRQHKPPKVQEKCQLEINFNTLQTKLRISNRPAFMPSEGKMVSDIAAAWQGLEHAEKGYEEWLLTEIRRLERLDHLAEKFRQKATNHENWASGKEMLLSFKDYETATLTQIKALLRKHEAFESDLAAHQDRVEQIAAIAQELNELDYHDVAAVNLRCQSICDLWDRLGTLTQKRREALERTDKLLETIEQLFLEFAKRSAPFNNWMEGAMEDLQDMFMVHTVEEVQSLIAAHEQFKATLPEADAERQAILGIHNEVQKISQSYGIKANIINPYSTITTDELLVKWDKVKKLVPQRDSAMQEELARQHSHERLRRQFAAQANLIGPWIQARMEEIGRCSLEIGGALEDQMTQLKQCEHVIIAYKPNIDKLEGDHQLIQESLVFDNKHTNYTMEHIRVGWELLLTTVARTINEIETQILTRDAKGISQQQMNEFRSSFNHFDRKKNGAMEADDFRACLISMGYDLGEVEFARIMILVDPNGTGIVSFQSFIDFMTRETADTDTADQVVASFRILAADKPYILVDELRRELPPEQAEYCISRMPPYRFPGAPPGALDYTAFSTALYGESDL from the exons ATGATGACCATGACTCACATGGAGACCACGGTGCGCTACGACAACGGCTACGAGGAGGAGTACATGCTCCAGGAGGACGAGTGGGACCGGGACATGCTGCTCGACCCGGCTTGGGAGCAACAGCAGAGAAAA ACCTTCACTGCCTGGTGTAATTCCCACCTGAGGAAAGCTGGCACTCAAATTGAAAACATTGAAGAAGATTTGAGGAACGGACTGAAGCTCATGCTGCTTCTGGAAGTGATCTCAG GTGAGCGGTTACCTAAACCGGACAGAGGGAAGATGCGCTTTCACAAGATTGCTAACGTCAACAAAGCGCTGGACTTCATCACCAGCAAAGGGGTAAAACTGGTCTCCATTGGAGCTGAAG AGATTGTGGACGGGAATGTGAAGATGACCCTTGGAATGATCTGGACAATAATCCTCCGCTTTGCCATTCAGGACATTAACGTTGAAg AAACATCTGCCAAAGAGGGCCTCTTGTTGTGGTGTCAACGAAAGACTGCCCCCTACAGGAATGTCAATGTCCAGAACTTCCATGTCAG CTGGAAGGACGGCCTGGCCTTCTGCGCCCTGATTCACAGACACAGACCCGACCTGCTCGACTACTCTAAGCTCAGCAAG GATGATCCGCTGGGGAACCTGAACCTGGCTTTTGACATAGCCGAGAAACACCTCGACATTCCCAAAATGCTCGATGCCGAAG ATATCATCAACACCCCCAAGCCCGACGAAAGAGCCATCATGACCTACGTGTCCTGCTTCTATCACGCGTTTGCCGGCGCTGAGCAG gcTGAGACGGCCGCCAATAGAATCTGTAAGGTGTTGGGGGTAAACCAGGAAAATGAGAAGCTGATGGAGGAGTACGAGAGGCTGGCCAGCCAG CTGCTGGAGTGGATCCGCCGCACCACTCCCTGGCTGGAGAACCGGACCCCGGAGAAGACCATGGCAGAGATGCAGAGGAAGCTGGAGGACTTCCGCGACTACCGACGCCAGCACAAGCCCCCTAAGGTGCAGGAGAAGTGCCAGCTGGAAATCAACTTCAACACCCTGCAGACCAAGTTGCGCATCAGCAACCGGCCTGCCTTCATGCCCTCCGAGGGCAAGATGGTGTCG GATATAGCCGCAGCCTGGCAGGGCTTGGAGCATGCCGAGAAGGGTTACGAGGAGTGGCTCCTCACAGAGATTCGCAGGTTGGAGAGGCTGGACCACCTGGCTGAAAAGTTTCGCCAAAAAGCTACCAATCATGAAAATTGGGCCAGCG GCAAAGAAATGTTGCTCTCCTTCAAGGACTACGAAACAGCCACCCTGACGCAAATAAAGGCGCTGCTTCGAAAACACGAGGCCTTTGAGAGCGACCTGGCAGCCCACCAAGACAGGGTGGAGCAGATTGCTGCCATCGCGCAGGAGCTTAA tgagCTGGACTACCATGACGTGGCTGCTGTAAACTTGCGCTGCCAGAGCATCTGCGACCTGTGGGACCGGCTGGGAACCCTGACCCAGAAACGGAGGGAGGCATTGGAG CGTACAGATAAGCTGCTGGAGACCATCGAGCAGTTGTTCCTGGAGTTTGCCAAGCGCTCGGCTCCTTTCAACAACTGGATGGAGGGAGCCATGGAAGACCTGCAGGACATGTTTATGGTGCACACAGTAGAGGAAGTCCAG AGTCTCATCGCGGCTCACGAGCAGTTCAAAGCGACTCTCCCGGAGGCGGACGCTGAGCGACAGGCCATCCTGGGAATCCACAATGAGGTGCAGAAAATCTCCCAGAGCTACGGGATCAAGGCCAACATTATCAACCCTTACAGCACCATCACAACGGACGAGCTGCTTGTCAAATGGGACAAg GTCAAGAAGTTGGTTCCTCAGCGAGACAGTGCCATGCAGGAAGAGCTGGCACGCCAGCATTCCCACGAAAGGTTGAGGCGGCAGTTTGCCGCACAGGCTAATCTCATTGGACCCTGGATCCAGGCCAGGATGGAG GAGATTGGGCGCTGCTCCCTGGAGATCGGGGGCGCCCTGGAGGACCAGATGACCCAACTGAAGCAGTGCGAGCACGTCATCATCGCTTACAAGCCCAACATCGACAAGCTGGAGGGAGACCACCAGCTCATTCAGGAGTCGCTGGTgtttgacaacaaacacaccAACTATACTATGGAG CATATCCGCGTGGGCTGGGAGCTGCTCCTCACGACAGTGGCCCGCACTATCAACGAGATCGAAACCCAGATCCTGACCCGCGACGCCAAGGGTATCAGCCAGCAGCAGATGAACGAATTCAGATCTTCTTTCAACCACTTCGATCGG AAGAAGAACGGTGCCATGGAGGCGGATGACTTCCGAGCCTGCCTCATCTCAATGGGCTACGATTTG GGTGAGGTGGAGTTCGCCCGGATAATGATCCTTGTCGACCCCAACGGCACCGGAATCGTCTCCTTCCAGTCTTTCATTGACTTCATGACCAGAGAAACCGCAGATACCGACACTGCCGACCAGGTTGTGGCATCCTTCCGGATTTTGGCGGCGGACAag CCGTACATTCTGGTGGACGAGCTGAGGAGAGAACTTCCTCCTGAGCAAGCTGAATATTGCATCTCGAGGATGCCACCCTACAGGTTCCCGGGAGCGCCACCGGGGGCGCTGGACTACACCGCTTTCTCCACCGCCCTCTATGGGGAGAGTGACCTTTAA
- the actn2b gene encoding alpha-actinin-2b isoform X2 yields MMTMTHMETTVRYDNGYEEEYMLQEDEWDRDMLLDPAWEQQQRKTFTAWCNSHLRKAGTQIENIEEDLRNGLKLMLLLEVISGERLPKPDRGKMRFHKIANVNKALDFITSKGVKLVSIGAEEIVDGNVKMTLGMIWTIILRFAIQDINVEETSAKEGLLLWCQRKTAPYRNVNVQNFHVSWKDGLAFCALIHRHRPDLLDYSKLSKDDPLGNLNLAFDIAEKHLDIPKMLDAEDIINTPKPDERAIMTYVSCFYHAFAGAEQAETAANRICKVLGVNQENEKLMEEYERLASQLLEWIRRTTPWLENRTPEKTMAEMQRKLEDFRDYRRQHKPPKVQEKCQLEINFNTLQTKLRISNRPAFMPSEGKMVSDIAAAWQGLEHAEKGYEEWLLTEIRRLERLDHLAEKFRQKATNHENWASGKEMLLSFKDYETATLTQIKALLRKHEAFESDLAAHQDRVEQIAAIAQELNELDYHDVAAVNLRCQSICDLWDRLGTLTQKRREALERTDKLLETIEQLFLEFAKRSAPFNNWMEGAMEDLQDMFMVHTVEEVQSLIAAHEQFKATLPEADAERQAILGIHNEVQKISQSYGIKANIINPYSTITTDELLVKWDKVKKLVPQRDSAMQEELARQHSHERLRRQFAAQANLIGPWIQARMEEIGRCSLEIGGALEDQMTQLKQCEHVIIAYKPNIDKLEGDHQLIQESLVFDNKHTNYTMEHIRVGWELLLTTVARTINEIETQILTRDAKGISQQQMNEFRSSFNHFDRKNGAMEADDFRACLISMGYDLGEVEFARIMILVDPNGTGIVSFQSFIDFMTRETADTDTADQVVASFRILAADKPYILVDELRRELPPEQAEYCISRMPPYRFPGAPPGALDYTAFSTALYGESDL; encoded by the exons ATGATGACCATGACTCACATGGAGACCACGGTGCGCTACGACAACGGCTACGAGGAGGAGTACATGCTCCAGGAGGACGAGTGGGACCGGGACATGCTGCTCGACCCGGCTTGGGAGCAACAGCAGAGAAAA ACCTTCACTGCCTGGTGTAATTCCCACCTGAGGAAAGCTGGCACTCAAATTGAAAACATTGAAGAAGATTTGAGGAACGGACTGAAGCTCATGCTGCTTCTGGAAGTGATCTCAG GTGAGCGGTTACCTAAACCGGACAGAGGGAAGATGCGCTTTCACAAGATTGCTAACGTCAACAAAGCGCTGGACTTCATCACCAGCAAAGGGGTAAAACTGGTCTCCATTGGAGCTGAAG AGATTGTGGACGGGAATGTGAAGATGACCCTTGGAATGATCTGGACAATAATCCTCCGCTTTGCCATTCAGGACATTAACGTTGAAg AAACATCTGCCAAAGAGGGCCTCTTGTTGTGGTGTCAACGAAAGACTGCCCCCTACAGGAATGTCAATGTCCAGAACTTCCATGTCAG CTGGAAGGACGGCCTGGCCTTCTGCGCCCTGATTCACAGACACAGACCCGACCTGCTCGACTACTCTAAGCTCAGCAAG GATGATCCGCTGGGGAACCTGAACCTGGCTTTTGACATAGCCGAGAAACACCTCGACATTCCCAAAATGCTCGATGCCGAAG ATATCATCAACACCCCCAAGCCCGACGAAAGAGCCATCATGACCTACGTGTCCTGCTTCTATCACGCGTTTGCCGGCGCTGAGCAG gcTGAGACGGCCGCCAATAGAATCTGTAAGGTGTTGGGGGTAAACCAGGAAAATGAGAAGCTGATGGAGGAGTACGAGAGGCTGGCCAGCCAG CTGCTGGAGTGGATCCGCCGCACCACTCCCTGGCTGGAGAACCGGACCCCGGAGAAGACCATGGCAGAGATGCAGAGGAAGCTGGAGGACTTCCGCGACTACCGACGCCAGCACAAGCCCCCTAAGGTGCAGGAGAAGTGCCAGCTGGAAATCAACTTCAACACCCTGCAGACCAAGTTGCGCATCAGCAACCGGCCTGCCTTCATGCCCTCCGAGGGCAAGATGGTGTCG GATATAGCCGCAGCCTGGCAGGGCTTGGAGCATGCCGAGAAGGGTTACGAGGAGTGGCTCCTCACAGAGATTCGCAGGTTGGAGAGGCTGGACCACCTGGCTGAAAAGTTTCGCCAAAAAGCTACCAATCATGAAAATTGGGCCAGCG GCAAAGAAATGTTGCTCTCCTTCAAGGACTACGAAACAGCCACCCTGACGCAAATAAAGGCGCTGCTTCGAAAACACGAGGCCTTTGAGAGCGACCTGGCAGCCCACCAAGACAGGGTGGAGCAGATTGCTGCCATCGCGCAGGAGCTTAA tgagCTGGACTACCATGACGTGGCTGCTGTAAACTTGCGCTGCCAGAGCATCTGCGACCTGTGGGACCGGCTGGGAACCCTGACCCAGAAACGGAGGGAGGCATTGGAG CGTACAGATAAGCTGCTGGAGACCATCGAGCAGTTGTTCCTGGAGTTTGCCAAGCGCTCGGCTCCTTTCAACAACTGGATGGAGGGAGCCATGGAAGACCTGCAGGACATGTTTATGGTGCACACAGTAGAGGAAGTCCAG AGTCTCATCGCGGCTCACGAGCAGTTCAAAGCGACTCTCCCGGAGGCGGACGCTGAGCGACAGGCCATCCTGGGAATCCACAATGAGGTGCAGAAAATCTCCCAGAGCTACGGGATCAAGGCCAACATTATCAACCCTTACAGCACCATCACAACGGACGAGCTGCTTGTCAAATGGGACAAg GTCAAGAAGTTGGTTCCTCAGCGAGACAGTGCCATGCAGGAAGAGCTGGCACGCCAGCATTCCCACGAAAGGTTGAGGCGGCAGTTTGCCGCACAGGCTAATCTCATTGGACCCTGGATCCAGGCCAGGATGGAG GAGATTGGGCGCTGCTCCCTGGAGATCGGGGGCGCCCTGGAGGACCAGATGACCCAACTGAAGCAGTGCGAGCACGTCATCATCGCTTACAAGCCCAACATCGACAAGCTGGAGGGAGACCACCAGCTCATTCAGGAGTCGCTGGTgtttgacaacaaacacaccAACTATACTATGGAG CATATCCGCGTGGGCTGGGAGCTGCTCCTCACGACAGTGGCCCGCACTATCAACGAGATCGAAACCCAGATCCTGACCCGCGACGCCAAGGGTATCAGCCAGCAGCAGATGAACGAATTCAGATCTTCTTTCAACCACTTCGATCGG AAGAACGGTGCCATGGAGGCGGATGACTTCCGAGCCTGCCTCATCTCAATGGGCTACGATTTG GGTGAGGTGGAGTTCGCCCGGATAATGATCCTTGTCGACCCCAACGGCACCGGAATCGTCTCCTTCCAGTCTTTCATTGACTTCATGACCAGAGAAACCGCAGATACCGACACTGCCGACCAGGTTGTGGCATCCTTCCGGATTTTGGCGGCGGACAag CCGTACATTCTGGTGGACGAGCTGAGGAGAGAACTTCCTCCTGAGCAAGCTGAATATTGCATCTCGAGGATGCCACCCTACAGGTTCCCGGGAGCGCCACCGGGGGCGCTGGACTACACCGCTTTCTCCACCGCCCTCTATGGGGAGAGTGACCTTTAA